A portion of the Streptomyces platensis genome contains these proteins:
- a CDS encoding urease accessory protein UreD has translation MSPSTQLAAARPTSDRDGPPAGAREPAGHPAGVRATARIRAAHNGRVTTLPQLRSDGPFHLRRMRTDGNAATVGIIGAMSAPLGGDRLSLDITAEDRAELEITTAAATLALRGPTTEAATYDVRLTAGEHTRMRWLPQPLISAAGSNLRQTYTVELAATSRFVLREEQLLGRAGEEPGHLVSRILVHRAGRPLLDQRTAYGSPEPGWDGPAVLNRHRAVGQLLVVDPSLDIRRDAVLLGEGTKDGCAVLAPLANGPALLATAVAPTTSTLRELLDEAHARALAR, from the coding sequence ATGAGCCCATCCACCCAACTCGCCGCCGCCCGACCCACGTCCGACCGCGATGGTCCCCCAGCCGGCGCCCGAGAACCCGCCGGACACCCCGCCGGCGTACGCGCCACGGCCCGGATCCGTGCCGCACACAACGGACGCGTCACCACCCTCCCCCAGTTGCGCAGCGACGGCCCCTTCCACCTGCGGCGCATGCGCACCGACGGCAACGCCGCCACAGTGGGGATCATCGGCGCGATGAGCGCCCCACTCGGCGGCGACCGGCTCTCCCTCGACATCACCGCCGAGGACCGGGCCGAGCTGGAGATCACCACAGCTGCCGCCACACTCGCCCTGCGCGGCCCCACCACCGAAGCAGCCACCTACGACGTGCGGCTCACCGCCGGAGAACACACCCGTATGCGCTGGCTGCCGCAGCCCCTGATCAGCGCCGCCGGCAGCAACCTGCGGCAGACCTACACCGTCGAACTCGCCGCCACCTCACGGTTCGTACTGCGAGAAGAGCAGCTCCTGGGCCGGGCCGGCGAGGAACCAGGCCACCTCGTCAGCCGGATCCTGGTCCACCGAGCCGGGCGCCCGCTACTCGACCAGCGCACGGCCTACGGGTCCCCAGAACCCGGCTGGGACGGCCCGGCCGTCCTGAACAGGCACCGCGCCGTCGGCCAGCTCCTGGTCGTGGACCCGAGCCTCGACATCCGACGAGACGCCGTACTGCTCGGCGAAGGCACCAAGGACGGATGCGCCGTCCTCGCACCGCTGGCCAACGGCCCGGCACTGCTCGCCACCGCCGTCGCACCAACCACCTCGACACTGCGGGAACTGCTCGACGAGGCGCACGCACGCGCCCTCGCCCGCTAG
- a CDS encoding urease accessory protein UreF: protein MSRAALLLLADGRFPAGGHAHSGGVEAAVAHGTVHNTDSLEAFCRGRLHTTGLTAAGLAAAAAAGHDPLLLDDAADARTPAPALRAVARRLGRQMMRAARATFPSAELERLAAARPQGAHQPIVLGLAARAAGLAPVDAAYAAAYENIGGPATAAVRLLSLDPLDASGLLARLGPETDDVAQAAAEAAARALTEGLDALPSASSPLLDITGEQHAAWTVRLFAS from the coding sequence ATGAGCCGCGCAGCCCTGCTCCTGTTGGCCGACGGCCGCTTCCCCGCCGGTGGGCACGCCCACTCCGGCGGCGTCGAGGCCGCCGTCGCCCACGGAACCGTACACAACACCGACAGCCTGGAGGCGTTCTGCCGCGGGCGTCTGCACACCACCGGTCTGACGGCGGCCGGGCTGGCCGCCGCAGCCGCCGCCGGACATGACCCGCTGTTGCTCGACGACGCGGCCGACGCACGCACCCCCGCCCCCGCGCTTCGTGCCGTCGCCCGCAGACTCGGCCGGCAGATGATGCGCGCGGCCCGTGCCACCTTCCCTTCTGCTGAACTCGAACGCCTGGCCGCCGCGCGTCCCCAGGGCGCCCACCAGCCCATCGTTCTGGGCCTCGCCGCCCGCGCCGCCGGTCTCGCCCCGGTGGACGCCGCCTATGCCGCCGCGTACGAGAACATCGGCGGCCCGGCCACCGCAGCGGTGCGCCTGCTGAGCCTCGACCCGCTCGACGCCTCCGGCCTGCTGGCCCGCCTCGGCCCCGAGACCGACGACGTCGCCCAAGCCGCGGCCGAAGCCGCGGCCCGCGCCCTGACCGAGGGCCTCGACGCCCTGCCGTCGGCCTCCTCACCCCTGCTGGACATCACCGGAGAGCAGCACGCCGCCTGGACCGTCCGCCTCTTCGCCTCCTGA
- the map gene encoding type I methionyl aminopeptidase, producing the protein MIEILNSAQLERARDTGALVGDILHTLKQRSTVGTNLLDIDQWAKEMITEAGAQSCYVDYAPSFGRGPFGHYICTAVNDGVLHGRPHNYTLADGDLLTLDLAIARGRVAADAAISFLVGKARPAESVAMIETTERALAAGIAAAKPGARIGDLSHAIGTVLSQAGYPINTEFGGHGIGSTMHQDPHVANTGRPGRGYKLRPGLLLALEPWVMADTATLVTDADGWTLRSATGCRTAHSEHTIAITDNGAEILTLPTHLRFG; encoded by the coding sequence ATGATTGAGATCCTGAACTCCGCGCAGCTTGAGCGGGCGAGGGACACCGGCGCCCTGGTCGGAGACATCCTGCACACGCTGAAGCAGCGCAGCACGGTCGGGACGAACCTGCTGGACATCGACCAGTGGGCCAAGGAGATGATCACCGAGGCGGGAGCCCAGTCCTGCTACGTCGACTACGCGCCTTCCTTCGGGCGCGGCCCGTTCGGGCACTACATCTGCACGGCCGTCAACGACGGAGTGCTCCATGGGCGGCCTCACAACTACACGCTGGCAGACGGAGATCTGCTGACTCTCGACCTCGCCATAGCCCGGGGCAGGGTGGCCGCGGACGCCGCGATCAGCTTTCTGGTGGGCAAGGCCAGGCCGGCGGAGAGCGTCGCGATGATCGAGACGACCGAACGTGCACTCGCCGCCGGCATCGCCGCCGCCAAACCTGGGGCGCGCATCGGCGACCTCTCCCACGCCATCGGCACGGTCCTCAGCCAGGCGGGCTACCCGATCAACACCGAGTTCGGAGGCCACGGCATCGGCTCGACCATGCACCAGGACCCACACGTCGCGAACACCGGACGGCCCGGCCGCGGATACAAGCTGCGCCCCGGACTGCTGCTCGCCCTGGAACCCTGGGTCATGGCCGACACTGCCACACTCGTCACCGACGCCGACGGTTGGACGCTGCGCAGCGCGACGGGCTGCCGGACCGCGCACAGCGAGCACACCATCGCCATCACCGACAACGGAGCCGAAATTCTCACCCTGCCCACGCATCTGCGTTTCGGCTGA
- a CDS encoding alpha/beta fold hydrolase, with protein sequence MTDAATAANRSSGRNPISALPLRDLAGFTHRWVDAEGIRLHAVEGGQPTGPTVVLLAGFPQTWWAWRRAAPGLAKRFHVIAIDLPGQGHSDRPQGSYDTHTVASRIQAAVTALNVRKYWLVAHDIGAWVAFSLALKYEERLHGVALLDAGIPGISLPDAIPTDPDRAWKTWHFAFHLVPDLPETLLAGRERDYIDWFLKVKALSPNTFDSAEIDHYAAAVAAEGGLRASLSYYRDAAESARKNHDALGRQHLTVPVLGISSSHGSIPDMAASISPWADNTTGVVIPHSGHFIPDEQPAAVVDALTAFIAR encoded by the coding sequence CGGAACCCGATCTCCGCGTTGCCGCTCCGCGACCTTGCGGGCTTCACTCACCGTTGGGTCGACGCGGAAGGCATCCGGCTTCATGCCGTGGAAGGCGGTCAGCCGACCGGCCCTACCGTCGTCCTGCTCGCCGGATTCCCGCAGACCTGGTGGGCCTGGCGCAGAGCGGCGCCGGGCCTTGCCAAGCGATTCCACGTGATCGCAATCGACCTGCCAGGACAAGGCCACTCCGACCGCCCCCAAGGCAGCTACGACACGCACACCGTCGCTTCGCGCATCCAGGCTGCGGTGACTGCGCTCAACGTGCGGAAGTACTGGCTCGTCGCCCACGACATTGGGGCCTGGGTTGCCTTCTCGCTGGCCCTGAAGTACGAAGAGCGCCTGCACGGTGTCGCTCTGCTTGACGCCGGCATTCCCGGCATCAGCCTCCCGGACGCCATCCCCACGGATCCTGACCGGGCCTGGAAGACCTGGCACTTCGCGTTCCACCTGGTGCCAGATCTTCCCGAGACACTGCTCGCCGGTCGCGAGCGTGACTACATTGACTGGTTCCTGAAGGTCAAAGCACTGTCCCCGAACACGTTCGACAGTGCCGAGATCGACCATTACGCCGCCGCTGTCGCTGCAGAGGGCGGTCTCCGAGCGTCTCTCTCCTACTACCGCGACGCCGCGGAATCAGCGCGCAAGAATCATGACGCTCTTGGACGACAGCACTTGACCGTCCCGGTCCTGGGAATCTCCAGCTCCCACGGCTCAATCCCCGACATGGCCGCTTCCATCAGCCCCTGGGCAGACAACACGACCGGTGTCGTCATCCCACATTCCGGACACTTCATTCCTGACGAGCAGCCCGCCGCAGTGGTGGACGCGTTGACTGCGTTCATCGCTCGCTAG
- a CDS encoding urease subunit beta has product MAFNEHLQSDKKTIKVQNTSDRPIQVGSHYHFAEVNPGLKVVENPLGAPVNDEPLWDCAEAKGRRLNIAAGTSVRFEPGDVCCVELVSIEGDAKSDTSRIQGLREGIVG; this is encoded by the coding sequence ATCGCGTTCAACGAGCACCTGCAGAGCGACAAGAAAACGATCAAGGTCCAGAACACGTCCGACCGTCCCATCCAGGTCGGCTCCCACTACCACTTCGCCGAGGTCAACCCCGGCCTCAAGGTGGTCGAGAACCCCCTCGGCGCGCCCGTGAACGATGAACCGCTCTGGGACTGTGCCGAGGCGAAGGGGCGACGGCTCAACATCGCCGCGGGCACGTCCGTGCGGTTCGAACCAGGAGACGTGTGCTGCGTTGAGCTGGTGAGCATCGAGGGCGACGCCAAGAGCGACACCAGCAGGATTCAGGGACTGCGCGAGGGGATCGTCGGATGA
- the ureG gene encoding urease accessory protein UreG has protein sequence MHLDHSETFPERHTYSADPLRPDGSRRALRVGLGGPVGSGKTATVAALCRTLRDRWRIAAVTNDIYTREDAEYLLREAVLPPERITAVETGACPHTAIRDDISANLEAVEHLEETLHPLDLVLVESGGDNLTATFSKGLVDVQIFVIDVASGDDIPRKGGPGITTADLLIINKTDLAPHVGADLDTMAIDAKRQRGDLPVIFTHLTSDDGIREVADWVTGHLAQWRAGAAV, from the coding sequence ATGCACCTCGACCACTCTGAGACCTTTCCCGAGCGGCACACGTACAGCGCCGATCCGCTCCGCCCCGACGGCAGTCGCCGCGCCCTCCGCGTCGGCCTGGGTGGCCCCGTCGGCTCCGGCAAGACCGCCACCGTCGCCGCGCTCTGCCGCACCCTGCGCGACCGCTGGCGCATCGCCGCTGTCACCAACGACATCTACACCCGTGAGGACGCCGAGTACCTGCTGCGCGAAGCCGTCCTGCCGCCCGAGCGCATCACCGCCGTCGAGACCGGCGCCTGCCCGCACACCGCGATCCGCGACGACATCTCCGCAAACCTGGAAGCCGTCGAACACCTGGAAGAGACGCTCCACCCCCTCGACCTCGTGCTCGTCGAGTCCGGTGGCGACAACCTGACCGCCACCTTCTCCAAGGGCCTCGTCGACGTGCAGATCTTCGTCATCGACGTGGCCAGCGGCGACGACATCCCCCGCAAGGGCGGCCCCGGCATCACCACCGCCGACCTCCTCATCATCAACAAGACCGACCTCGCCCCGCACGTCGGCGCCGATCTGGACACCATGGCCATCGACGCGAAACGACAGCGCGGCGACCTTCCCGTCATCTTCACCCACCTCACCTCCGACGACGGCATCCGCGAAGTCGCCGACTGGGTCACCGGCCACCTCGCCCAGTGGCGCGCCGGGGCAGCTGTATGA
- the ureC gene encoding urease subunit alpha — translation MSGQPGKTGRQKRPSNLVKRAEYTALYGPTTKDRVRLADTDLTVEIEADWSGGPKYSGNEMIFGGGKVIRESMGMSHIARDGGGDPDRLPMDTVITGALILDWWGVVKADVGIRDGKVHAIGKAYNPETMDPISDFEQPAREQPDDQLPVTATNFVVGPSTEAISGNGRILTAGGVDTHVHFICPEEIHEALASGVTTLIGGGTGPAEGSTATTVTPGEWHITRIFEALDEYPVNIGLLGKGSTMNEDALNEQVDAGVIGLKVHEDWGATPAVIDRALAVCEERKIQLALHADSLNESGFLESTKDAFKGRSLHIFHVEGAGGGHAPDMIELVKEPNVLPASTNPTRPLTVNTVKEHIDMMIACHHLNPDIPADMAFADSRIRPSTMAAEDLLHDMGAISMMSSDAQAMGRIGEMIMRTWQTAHVMKSRYGALPEDLQSAKVRTVRQDTDPTHPFNEDRLTPNDNYRARRYVAKYTVNPAITHGIKKYVGSVEPGRLADLVLWEPKFFGVKTHMVLKGGQLAYAQVGDANASITKPQPYLPRPVWGSTGRAPGSNSVNFAAEDVADSLNTRFDPGRHSDSKGTGTETVGLNKKFVPIENTRNVKKTDMKLNDKVPDSLEVDHDSFEVTIGGATTGDARTELNGATVPRSYVNEVPLAQRYFLF, via the coding sequence ATGAGTGGCCAGCCGGGGAAGACGGGCCGGCAGAAGAGGCCGAGCAACTTGGTGAAGCGGGCGGAGTACACCGCTCTGTACGGGCCCACCACCAAGGACCGCGTCCGCCTTGCCGACACCGATCTCACCGTCGAGATCGAAGCGGACTGGAGCGGCGGGCCGAAATACAGCGGCAACGAGATGATCTTCGGTGGCGGGAAGGTGATCCGGGAGTCGATGGGCATGTCCCACATCGCGAGGGACGGGGGCGGCGACCCGGATCGCCTTCCCATGGACACGGTCATCACGGGGGCGCTGATCCTCGACTGGTGGGGTGTGGTCAAAGCCGATGTCGGCATCAGGGATGGCAAGGTTCATGCCATCGGTAAGGCGTACAACCCCGAGACGATGGACCCGATCTCGGACTTCGAGCAGCCCGCCCGTGAACAGCCGGACGACCAGCTGCCGGTGACGGCGACGAACTTCGTGGTCGGCCCGAGCACCGAGGCCATCTCCGGCAACGGCCGGATCCTTACCGCGGGCGGTGTGGACACCCACGTTCACTTCATCTGCCCCGAAGAGATCCATGAGGCCCTGGCCTCGGGCGTGACCACTCTCATCGGCGGCGGCACCGGCCCCGCGGAAGGCAGCACAGCCACCACCGTGACCCCCGGCGAGTGGCACATCACCCGCATCTTCGAGGCCCTGGACGAGTACCCGGTCAACATCGGTCTGCTCGGCAAAGGCAGCACGATGAACGAAGACGCTCTGAACGAGCAGGTGGATGCCGGTGTCATCGGCTTGAAGGTGCACGAAGACTGGGGTGCCACGCCCGCGGTGATCGACCGGGCGCTGGCAGTCTGTGAGGAGCGCAAGATCCAGCTCGCCCTGCACGCCGACTCGCTCAACGAGTCCGGTTTCCTGGAAAGCACCAAGGATGCTTTCAAGGGGCGTTCCCTCCACATCTTCCATGTCGAGGGCGCTGGAGGGGGCCACGCCCCGGACATGATCGAGCTGGTCAAGGAGCCGAACGTGCTGCCCGCCTCGACCAACCCCACCCGGCCCTTGACGGTGAACACCGTCAAGGAGCACATCGACATGATGATCGCGTGCCACCACCTCAACCCGGATATTCCGGCGGACATGGCCTTCGCGGATTCCCGCATCCGACCGTCCACCATGGCCGCGGAGGACCTCCTCCACGACATGGGCGCCATCTCGATGATGTCCTCGGATGCCCAGGCGATGGGACGCATCGGCGAGATGATCATGCGCACCTGGCAGACCGCGCACGTCATGAAGTCCCGCTACGGCGCGCTGCCCGAAGACCTGCAGAGCGCGAAAGTCCGAACGGTCCGACAAGACACGGACCCCACTCACCCGTTCAATGAGGACAGGCTGACGCCGAACGACAACTACCGGGCGCGCCGGTACGTCGCCAAGTACACGGTCAACCCGGCCATCACGCACGGCATCAAAAAGTACGTCGGTTCCGTGGAGCCGGGGAGGCTGGCAGACCTGGTGCTGTGGGAGCCGAAGTTCTTCGGCGTCAAGACGCACATGGTCCTCAAGGGCGGCCAGCTCGCCTACGCGCAGGTCGGCGACGCCAATGCTTCGATCACCAAGCCGCAGCCCTACCTGCCGCGGCCGGTCTGGGGGTCCACCGGACGTGCCCCGGGGAGCAACTCGGTGAACTTCGCCGCCGAGGACGTGGCTGACAGTTTGAACACCCGATTCGACCCCGGCCGGCACAGCGACAGCAAGGGTACGGGGACGGAAACGGTCGGTCTCAACAAGAAGTTCGTCCCGATCGAGAACACCCGGAACGTCAAGAAGACCGACATGAAGCTGAACGACAAGGTGCCGGACAGCCTCGAAGTCGACCACGACAGCTTCGAGGTCACCATCGGCGGTGCGACGACGGGGGACGCCCGCACCGAACTCAACGGTGCGACCGTGCCGCGCTCCTACGTCAATGAAGTCCCCTTGGCTCAGCGGTACTTCCTCTTCTGA